From the genome of Fibrobacter sp., one region includes:
- a CDS encoding copper resistance protein NlpE N-terminal domain-containing protein, with amino-acid sequence MKISSWILLLGLFVLLGCSKEEQAPLPPLKKIEVPEGVVGFYSGRLPCDNCKGNVVKAELKEDSSVVFIQNIVRGSTPDSVKTDTLSGRFTFDGDRLSMELSEGKVRYRFQQGSYGSLALLTGAGTVYKDQDGFKAELIRIYINPLRKTAGADTSKIADTALTKEADTPKVADTSSAQGEN; translated from the coding sequence ATGAAGATTTCTAGCTGGATTCTCCTGTTAGGGCTGTTTGTGCTTTTGGGCTGTTCCAAAGAAGAACAGGCCCCGCTGCCGCCCTTGAAAAAGATTGAAGTCCCCGAAGGGGTTGTCGGTTTTTATTCCGGCAGGCTCCCTTGTGACAACTGCAAGGGCAATGTGGTCAAGGCGGAACTGAAAGAGGACAGCTCCGTCGTGTTCATCCAGAATATCGTCAGGGGCTCTACTCCTGATTCCGTGAAGACGGACACCCTTTCGGGCCGTTTCACCTTTGATGGCGACAGGCTGTCTATGGAACTTTCCGAAGGAAAAGTCCGTTACCGTTTCCAGCAGGGCTCCTACGGCTCTCTGGCGCTGCTCACGGGAGCGGGTACGGTCTATAAGGACCAGGACGGATTCAAGGCGGAACTAATCCGCATTTACATCAACCCCTTGCGGAAAACGGCCGGCGCCGATACATCCAAAATTGCCGACACCGCCCTGACCAAAGAAGCCGATACGCCTAAAGTCGCCGACACCTCCAGCGCTCAAGGAGAAAACTGA
- a CDS encoding SUMF1/EgtB/PvdO family nonheme iron enzyme, producing MAAFLAACSASGGEETFAPQFPDEDAGTVKSSGSNGSSGSVAPESSDGAVEDSAWAALVEWAEIPATDVTRGTATYSISGFEIATTEVTRDAYFKVMGSVPQQANDGEDFPVENVNWYEAVLFCNAYSKLLGRDTAYVYTSVGDESYLKDLTIDYSAKGAVRLPTENEWEVAARGGTTTTYYWGTDEAKNYAYYAQSKGPVAVGLYTPNEYGLFDMGGNVAEWVNDWYGTYENKDQTDPTGAETGTNRVVRGGGWSDKASAMASSERDKKAPLYKGHALGFRVARSAK from the coding sequence ATGGCCGCTTTCCTTGCGGCCTGTTCGGCAAGCGGTGGCGAAGAGACTTTCGCCCCCCAGTTCCCCGACGAGGATGCAGGCACTGTCAAGTCTTCTGGCAGCAACGGTTCTTCGGGTTCAGTCGCTCCCGAATCCTCCGACGGTGCGGTGGAAGATTCCGCCTGGGCAGCCCTTGTGGAATGGGCCGAAATTCCAGCCACGGACGTCACCCGTGGAACGGCCACCTATTCCATTTCGGGCTTTGAAATCGCAACAACCGAAGTGACCCGTGACGCCTATTTCAAGGTCATGGGGAGCGTTCCCCAGCAGGCAAATGACGGCGAAGATTTCCCGGTGGAAAACGTGAACTGGTACGAGGCGGTGCTTTTCTGTAACGCCTACTCTAAACTGCTGGGTCGTGACACCGCCTATGTTTACACCTCCGTAGGTGACGAGTCTTACCTGAAAGATTTGACCATCGATTATTCCGCCAAGGGAGCTGTTCGCCTGCCTACCGAAAACGAATGGGAAGTGGCGGCCCGCGGTGGCACGACTACCACTTATTATTGGGGTACGGATGAGGCAAAGAATTACGCCTATTACGCACAAAGTAAAGGCCCCGTAGCGGTAGGGCTATACACTCCCAACGAATACGGTCTCTTCGACATGGGCGGTAACGTGGCCGAATGGGTGAACGACTGGTATGGCACTTACGAGAACAAGGACCAGACAGACCCCACGGGGGCAGAAACAGGCACGAACCGCGTGGTGCGCGGTGGCGGCTGGAGCGACAAGGCCTCGGCTATGGCTTCTAGCGAGCGCGACAAGAAGGCCCCGCTGTACAAGGGCCATGCTTTGGGCTTCCGAGTTGCCCGTTCCGCAAAATAA
- a CDS encoding response regulator transcription factor yields the protein MQCKALIVDDEPLARVRMRSLLEPYASEIEIAGEASSGAEAIEKIEELLPDVVFLDIQLTDMDAFQALKSLEEDMPLIVFTTAYDNFALRAYEENTVDYLLKPVEASRLEKTVEKLRKRLAQTASENQLPENFSWDAFRQMMGSANNYLQRLQVKIGDRILLVNVDEIIRFHSEEKYTTVYTPTNQYVIDTPLVDLEKKLDPAQFVRIHRAHLVAIDYIAEIRKSDMSRLNVILRDKERTQLLVSRNFVRRVRSL from the coding sequence ATGCAGTGCAAGGCCCTGATTGTAGATGACGAACCGCTGGCCCGCGTGCGCATGCGTTCCCTGCTGGAGCCATACGCTTCAGAAATCGAGATTGCGGGAGAGGCGTCGTCTGGCGCCGAGGCCATCGAAAAAATCGAGGAACTTTTGCCCGACGTGGTGTTCCTGGATATCCAGCTTACGGACATGGATGCATTCCAGGCCTTGAAATCCCTGGAAGAGGACATGCCCCTGATCGTGTTCACCACGGCCTACGACAATTTTGCCCTGCGGGCCTACGAAGAGAATACGGTGGATTACCTGCTGAAACCCGTAGAAGCCTCCCGGCTAGAAAAGACCGTCGAGAAACTGCGGAAACGCCTTGCCCAGACGGCCAGCGAAAACCAGCTTCCCGAAAATTTCTCCTGGGATGCCTTTAGGCAGATGATGGGTTCGGCAAACAATTACTTGCAGCGCTTGCAGGTGAAAATCGGCGACAGGATTTTGCTGGTGAACGTCGATGAAATTATCCGTTTCCACAGCGAAGAAAAATACACTACGGTCTATACTCCCACCAACCAGTACGTCATCGATACGCCGCTGGTGGATTTGGAAAAAAAGCTGGACCCCGCCCAGTTCGTGCGGATTCACCGAGCCCATCTGGTGGCCATCGACTACATCGCTGAAATCCGCAAGTCGGACATGAGCCGCCTGAACGTCATTTTGCGGGACAAGGAACGCACCCAGCTGCTGGTGAGCAGGAATTTTGTGAGGAGGGTCCGCAGCCTCTAG